The following DNA comes from Flammeovirgaceae bacterium.
CAAGGGAGATGCTGCCCTTGTGGGCCTCCACTATGAGCTTTACATAATTGAGGCCCAGGCCAAAGCCCTTTACGTTGTGGACATTGCCCGTTGGCACCCGGTAGAAACGCTCAAAAACCCTGTCGTGGTTTTCCGGGGCGATGCCTATCCCGTTGTCCTCCACCTCAAGGCAAAACCTTCCTTTCTTATTGTATGTCCTGATGTGTATCCTGGGCACAGGGTCGTTGTTGTACTTGACGGCATTATCGATCAGGTTGTTGACCACATTGGTGAGGTGTAGTTTGTCGCCCTTGATACGGCATTGCACCGCATTCAATTGCAGCCCTATGCCCCCTTCCCTGACCTTCATCGCCAGTGAACAGTTTTGCGCGATGCCCGTTAGCCATTCATGGCCATCAATGGGCCCCAGGCTTAGGTCGATTTTCTTTTCGTCCAGTTGGGCCATTTGCAAGACACGGTCCACTTGTTGTTTTAGCCTGTGGCTTTCGTTTTTGATCACTGTTGCATACTTCAGGAGGCGGTCGGGTTCACTGGAAATGCCGGGGCTTTTGAGTACTTCACTAGAAATGGCAATGGTGGCGATGGGGGTTTTGAACTCGTGGGTCATGTTGTTGATGAAGTCCTTTTGTACCTCCGATAGCCTTTTTTGCTTTAGTATGGCCAGGAGGGTATAAATAAAAAAGAGCACCACAACGAGCAATACTGCCGAGGAAAAACCCCATATGCCCATCTGGCTCAGGAGGTTGGCCTGAAGAAAAGGGAATTGTACACCAAAGTAATATCCTTCCTCATCCCAGGTAGGCAAATCCGTCATGTTGGCCAATTTCCTGTCGGGCTTGGAAGAAACAAACTTTCCGTACACCATGCACTTGTCGCTGCAATCGTACACGCCATACTCAAAGTCCGCCCTGATGTTTTTCTTTTCAAATTCGCTCACCAGCAGGAACTCCAATAAGCCGGCATCCACCACATCATTTACCGCCACCACAAAATAGTTGGTGGACAACTGATTGACGGGGTTGGTGGCCGGGGCCGGGGCCTTGTTGATTTCGGAGACCCTTGCGGCCACGTTGCTGAGGGCGGTGTTCACGTCCCGGTTGAATTGGTTTTCGCGGATGTCCAACGCCCTGCCCACCCAATAGATTTGCGTGACCGCAATGCCAATTATGCTGATAGCGGCCAAAACAATGACGATCCTTAGTGAATTCCTGCTCACCTTGCAAAGTTAAGGGGTATTCATCCCTGAAATTAAGTTTAACAAGTCGTTAACACTTATTACCATCATATTAACAGCCTTTTTTGGGGTTTTTGGGGACGTTTGTGCACAACGGCCTGTCACACGAAAGGTTTTTTTGTACTTTTGGTACAGGTTGGGCAATAAGTTTAACCTTTAAAATCCAAAGAAATGAGAAAATCAGGAGTATTGTTTTTATTGCTTTTATTATCGGCTGCAGGCTTTGCACAGGTGGCGGCCTCCAATGGCAACGATGCGGCAGCATCAAACCTGGCCGTTTTCAACTGGGAAGCCACCGTCCATGATTTTGGCAAGATCAAACAGGGCGTTCCAGTCACGCACGAATTTACCTTCACCAACACCGGCAAAACACCGCTGGTCATCACCAATGTGCAGGCATCGTGCGGGTGCACCACGCCTGCCTGGTCCAAGGACCCTATCCCTCCCGGGGGAAAAGGTTTTATAAAGGCCACTTACAATGCCGCCAGCATGGGGGGCTTTAACAAAACCGTTACGGTCATGGCCAATGTGGAAAATGGCTTTAAACAACTTTCCATCAAGGGCGAAGTCGTCCAGGAATAAAAAAACAACTTGTCGATAAAGGGCAGCCCCGAAAAGAACTGGTGTTTGGGGCTGCCCTTTTATTTAAGCTAGCCTTCGTTGTATTGGTCGATGATATGCTGGCTGACCAGCTTGTAGATGGCGGCCAGGGCCTCGTCCTTTTGCAGGAACTCCAGGTGGGCGTCAAGTATTTCGAAGTCCCCCCTTTTGGCCGGGCCTGTTTGGGAATTTTCCGGCCCTATGGACAAACCCTTGTTGAGCGTTTCCGAAATCAGGGGCTTGAGCAGGTCAAAGCTTAACCTGTTCTGTTGCAGTATGCCTTTACTGATGGCCAGCATGTGGTTGGTGAAGTTGGAGGCGAAGACGGCCGCCACATGGAGGGCCTTCCGTTCTGTCGAACTGATTTTTCCCACACTTGAGCTGATCTGCCTGGCCATCTTCATGCAAACGCCCTCCGTTTCCGATGATCCTGCCTCAATAAAAATGGGGATGTCCCGGAAATCCACCTTTTTGTTTTTGGAGAAAGTTTGAAGGGGATAAAACACCCCTGTATGGGGCGTGGCCGCGTAGGAGAGCACGCTTAAAGGCTGGCTGCCGGAGGTATGCAAAAGTATGGCGTCATCGGGCAGGATGATGTCTTGTGCAATGGGCTTGATGGCATCGTCCGA
Coding sequences within:
- a CDS encoding GHKL domain-containing protein; its protein translation is MSRNSLRIVIVLAAISIIGIAVTQIYWVGRALDIRENQFNRDVNTALSNVAARVSEINKAPAPATNPVNQLSTNYFVVAVNDVVDAGLLEFLLVSEFEKKNIRADFEYGVYDCSDKCMVYGKFVSSKPDRKLANMTDLPTWDEEGYYFGVQFPFLQANLLSQMGIWGFSSAVLLVVVLFFIYTLLAILKQKRLSEVQKDFINNMTHEFKTPIATIAISSEVLKSPGISSEPDRLLKYATVIKNESHRLKQQVDRVLQMAQLDEKKIDLSLGPIDGHEWLTGIAQNCSLAMKVREGGIGLQLNAVQCRIKGDKLHLTNVVNNLIDNAVKYNNDPVPRIHIRTYNKKGRFCLEVEDNGIGIAPENHDRVFERFYRVPTGNVHNVKGFGLGLNYVKLIVEAHKGSISLDSTPGKGTTFKISLPLYER
- a CDS encoding DUF1573 domain-containing protein, with protein sequence MRKSGVLFLLLLLSAAGFAQVAASNGNDAAASNLAVFNWEATVHDFGKIKQGVPVTHEFTFTNTGKTPLVITNVQASCGCTTPAWSKDPIPPGGKGFIKATYNAASMGGFNKTVTVMANVENGFKQLSIKGEVVQE
- a CDS encoding DUF2520 domain-containing protein, with amino-acid sequence MAQPSISFIGSGNLAWHLAPALDNVGYSVKEVYSRNPKNAKLLTGRLYQAEAKATLDFSTSPSSIFIIAVSDDAIKPIAQDIILPDDAILLHTSGSQPLSVLSYAATPHTGVFYPLQTFSKNKKVDFRDIPIFIEAGSSETEGVCMKMARQISSSVGKISSTERKALHVAAVFASNFTNHMLAISKGILQQNRLSFDLLKPLISETLNKGLSIGPENSQTGPAKRGDFEILDAHLEFLQKDEALAAIYKLVSQHIIDQYNEG